In Saccharomyces eubayanus strain FM1318 chromosome X, whole genome shotgun sequence, the genomic window TCTCGTTTTCTCAAAAGCCTCGCAAAGGCTCCAGAGGTCCCTTAACTCGTAATTATCATATTGATTGTCATTCTACGTCGTTTAATTTAATATATCTCATGGTACCTCTTCGAATGTCTAGTACGAAGTGCGAGAATTTACATCATAAACTTCTCCAAATATCAATGCGTGAAATTCAGAGAGTTTAAAATCTCTATCTATTCAGTATAATTCGAAGTGAATATAATGCGGCTATAGAGGCAGTCCTAGAATACAAGAGGCTCCTCAGTATGACGTAGCACATGAAATTAAGCTCAGCTCATGTAAACTATGCCAAAGTTGAACAGTATTGTTCGCATACGTTTATTAGTAACATTTCTCACTTCCAGGTAGGAACATatgattcaaaaatacTACGAGGATGATAACCTTGAGGAGCAATAAGGGAAAACCCATTTGGTGGCATCTATCAATTTTAAAGTCTGTTTAATCTAATTTCTTATATGCGTTCTATATGTACATATGGTATACTTTACCTTATATAAATTCAGAGACTCTGTTGTGCACTACAGTAATATACAGTATTATAGTTGAATGCGAGGGCTTCTGTTGCGCAATTATTCCGGCTTAAAACCAACAAATTCATCCCATGAACGAACTTCTGATGGAACTATAACATCATGAGAttccaagatttttatcttttcagCAATCTTTGCTTTCAAACACTTGACAAATAGTAAAGCAGTGCGAGGTTCGTTGAATAAAGGAATAGCAAAATCAATAGCATTTCTTCTCATAACATAATCAACATCATCAGTGCTTTCAGCTTTCTTGGAAGCCAGATTGAAAACGGCCTTTATATCATATTTCTGGAATAGCTCAcgcaattttcttttgtcaTTCTTTGGGAAATCGATTAAAGATATTTGTGCATTCTTCTCTTTGATATGCTTCTGTAGATAGCTTTTGGTATTTTCATTGGTGGCATAAATCTTGTAACCAATAGTAGCCACTATAGAAGCCACTTGGCCCAGATACTCTTTAGACAAGTCACCACCAAATAATATTCCACTTGGAGGCAAAGGAACGTGAAAGTTCATAGTGCTTTGAATAGCCGTCCAGTAACTTTCAATCAGATCTTTACCAAAAGAGGCAACTTCCCCAGTAGATGCCATTTCAACCCCTAAGAAAGGATCGGCACCAGCCAATCTTGTAAAGGAGAATTGGGGTACTTTAGTGGCAACATAGTCGTATTTCTTGTTGAGCATCAAATCAACTGGTTCCGGAACGATATCACCTCCCAAGAACGCTTTTACAGaaatttcaatgaagtTGACACccaaaacttttgaaacaaaTGGGAAGGATCTAGAAGCTCTAATATTACATTCAATGACTTTCAAAGTATGCTCTCCATCTTTAATGATTTGCATATTGAATGGACCAGTGATTTTCCAGGCTTTAGCGACCTTGTCAGCAATATCCTTCAGGGaaattttgatatcatcAGAAAGATGCTGTGGTGGTAAGATTAGAGAAGCATCACCGGAATGAACACCTGCATTCTCTACATGCTCAGAGATTGCATGCACCAGGACGGTACCATCATAAGCTACTGCGTCAACgtcaatttcttcagcACCTTCAATAAATTTGGACATGACAACTGGATGGTCAGGAGAAACATCGGATGCCAAAGTCAATTTGGCCTTCAGTTCCTCTTCATTGTTAACGACACTCATTGCCGCACCGGAAAGAACGTATGATGGACGGATCAAAACAGGATAGTTTACTTTAGATGCAAATACTTTGGCCTCCTCCACTGATGTTAATTCACTCCACTCAGGTTGATCGACGTTAATGGAATCCAAAATCGAAGAAAACTTGTGTCTATTTTCAGCTCTATCAATATCATTTGGATCAGTACCCAGTATCTTGCAGCCATTATCGTGAAGTTTTAGAGCAATGTTTTGAGGTAATTGACCACCAACGGAAATAACACAACCTTCAGAATGTTCCATTTCATAAATGTCCATTACTCTTTCATACGAAagttcttcaaaatacAATCTATCAACCTCATCAAAATCTGTGGAGACAGTTTCTGGGTTATAGTTGATCATGATCGTTTTCTTACCCTGAGCTCTTAAAGTCTTGGCGGTGTTCACAGCACACCAGTCAAATTCCACAGAGGAACCAATACGGTAAACACCAGAACCCAAAACAAGCATACCGTGTTCATTGAACTCTACATCATTCTTGGTAGCATTGTAAGTggtatataaataattgGTTTGAGCTGGGAATTCTGCGGCCAAAGTATCAATTCTCTTGACGAATGGAATTATGCCGGAAGCTTTTCTTAAACTTCTGATTTCTAATTCATTAATATTTGTGTGGGAGTATTCATTAATAGTAACTGCAATTTGCTTATCCGAAAACCCTAGTTTCTTAGCTTTTTGCAAAAGGTCTTTACTTAGACCACTCAAAGAGCTTACAGATTCAAgctctttatatatatgaacAATATTCATGCACTTGTAGAGGAACCACTTGTCAATTTTACTTAATTCATTAACTCTTTCAACAGTATAGTTTTCATGGATCAAGGCCTGGCCGATGGCAAGCACTCTTCTATCTGTCGGAGTTCTTAGAGCTTCGTCTAGTTTATCGCCAAATTCAGTGGACCCTTGGAACCCTAAGACTGATGGGTCCACCTGTCTTAATGCTTTTTGGAAAGCTTCTTCATAATTTCTGCCAATGGCCATAACTTCACCGACTGATTTCATAGAGGAGCCAATGGATCTATCCACATACTGGAACTTGGAAAGATCCCATTTGGGAATCTTTGCCACAATATA contains:
- the CPA2 gene encoding carbamoyl-phosphate synthase (glutamine-hydrolyzing) CPA2 → MSSIYTSTEPTNSAFTTDDYKPQLVEGVNSVLVIGSGGLSIGQAGEFDYSGSQAIKALKEDNKYTILVNPNIATNQTSHSLADKIYYLPVTPEYITYIIELERPDAILLTFGGQTGLNCGVALDQSGVLAKYNVRVLGTPIKTLITSEDRDLFASALKDIDIPIAESFACETVDEALEAAERVNYPVIVRSAFALGGLGSGFANNAGEMKELAAQSLSLAPQILVEKSLKGWKEVEYEVVRDRVGNCITVCNMENFDPLGVHTGDSIVFAPSQTLSDEEFHMLRSAAIKIIRHLGVIGECNVQYALQPDGLDYRVIEVNARLSRSSALASKATGYPLAYTAAKIGLGYTLPELPNPITKTTVANFEPSLDYIVAKIPKWDLSKFQYVDRSIGSSMKSVGEVMAIGRNYEEAFQKALRQVDPSVLGFQGSTEFGDKLDEALRTPTDRRVLAIGQALIHENYTVERVNELSKIDKWFLYKCMNIVHIYKELESVSSLSGLSKDLLQKAKKLGFSDKQIAVTINEYSHTNINELEIRSLRKASGIIPFVKRIDTLAAEFPAQTNYLYTTYNATKNDVEFNEHGMLVLGSGVYRIGSSVEFDWCAVNTAKTLRAQGKKTIMINYNPETVSTDFDEVDRLYFEELSYERVMDIYEMEHSEGCVISVGGQLPQNIALKLHDNGCKILGTDPNDIDRAENRHKFSSILDSINVDQPEWSELTSVEEAKVFASKVNYPVLIRPSYVLSGAAMSVVNNEEELKAKLTLASDVSPDHPVVMSKFIEGAEEIDVDAVAYDGTVLVHAISEHVENAGVHSGDASLILPPQHLSDDIKISLKDIADKVAKAWKITGPFNMQIIKDGEHTLKVIECNIRASRSFPFVSKVLGVNFIEISVKAFLGGDIVPEPVDLMLNKKYDYVATKVPQFSFTRLAGADPFLGVEMASTGEVASFGKDLIESYWTAIQSTMNFHVPLPPSGILFGGDLSKEYLGQVASIVATIGYKIYATNENTKSYLQKHIKEKNAQISLIDFPKNDKRKLRELFQKYDIKAVFNLASKKAESTDDVDYVMRRNAIDFAIPLFNEPRTALLFVKCLKAKIAEKIKILESHDVIVPSEVRSWDEFVGFKPE